Part of the Sulfurimonas denitrificans DSM 1251 genome is shown below.
CAGTTTGCTTCAATTTCACCGATAAGTTTACTCAAAAATGGGTCTTCAGCGTTTAAAATACGACATGGTGCAGATTTTATAAAAGTTTTATATGAGTCATAAAATAGTTCGAAGTTGTAGTCATAGTATTCCATGTGTTCTGGCTCAGCATTTACAACTATTGAGCAGTGAGGATTTGAGTTTATAAAACTTCCATCACTCTCATCCGCTTCAAAAATCATAATATCGCTACTTGCGTCGTACCTTACATTTGAACCAAATGCTTTTGATTCAGCACCAATAATAGCGGAGCCGTCCATTATAGCACTGAGTATTGCAGTAGTTGTACTTTTACCATGAGCGCCAGCAACAGAGTAAACTTTTGAAGTATCTAAAATGCGCAGTAATGCCTCACGTCTGGCTAAAACTTCAATTCCTCTTGTTTTTGCTTCTACTATTTCTGGATTGTCAGGGCGAATTATAGCAGAGTGGATAACTAAATCTTGATTGCTGATAGCAGAAGCGTCATGTGGAACTGTAACTTTTATGCCAAGGGAGCGAAGTTTTTTAGTGATAAGACCATCAGATATATCAGAGCCGCTAACTTCATGCCCCTTATAGCGCATATATTGTGCTAAACCAGATATCCCTATGCCACCAATTCCGATAAAATGAATTTTCATATAGTTACTCCCCATCTATTTGGGAGTTTTCTAGCAATTTTTGTGCCTCTTTGGTTTTAAAACAGCTTATATAAAAAGTTCCAGCTTCACTTGTTGCATCTAAATCAGCAATATTATCGATAAAATTATCAAGTGAGATATCTTTTTCAGATGCAAGAGCGTGAATTTTTAGTGCATCTGAGAACTCGTTGGAGTTGCTAAGACCACTTAAGACTTCAAAAAGTGCACTCGCATCAGATATTTTACCTGCACTGTAGTTCTCAATAGCATACTCATAAAGCGCTCTTAGTGTTGCAAAGTCTTGAACTTCTTCCATATCCATTGCTCTGTGAGACTCTAATGTGTCTGTGAGTCTCTCTAAGGCTAAATCTAATATATTTGCATAATATGAGCCAAGAGTATCTTCATCAAAAACCTCATGTGCTCTTCGCTCAAGTACATATAGTGATGCAATATCGCCATTTTTTTGAGCTTTTAATATCTCTTCTTTTAATATTTCAACACTATTCATGATAAACACTCCTTTATTCTCTTTAGCGCACTTTTGATTTTTTGTGTATCTTCTACTAGAGCGATTCTAATAAAATCTTTTCCTGGATTGAAACCGTTTTCATCATCTCTGCCCAAGTACTCGCCTGGGAGGACTTTTACATTGTAGTTTTTATATAGTTTTTTTGTAAATTCTAATGCATTTGGAACTCTTAACCATAAATAAAAGGTAGCTTCTGGAATCTCAATTTCCAAAATTTCACGTGCTGCTTCAAAATTTTTCTTATAAATCTCTCTTGCTTCTTCTACATGTTCTTCTTCTCTCCATGCCGCTGCTGCTGCACTTTGAAGCGGAAGAGGCGAGGCACACCCTATGTAAGTTCTGTAGTTGATATACTCTCTTAGGATATTCTCATCTCCAGCGATAAAACCTGAACGAAGCCCTGGAGCTGATGAGCGTTTTGAAATTGAGTTAATGACTAGCACATTTTTAAAACTACTATTTCCTACATGTAGAGAAGCTTCAAGAAGTGATGGAGTTGGATTTTTTGTATATATTTCACTATAACACTCATCGTTTAAGAGTACAAAATCATATTTTAAAGCTAGCTTAACCCAGATGGAGAGTTCTTCAAGACTTAGGGTTGAAGTTGTTGGGTTGTTTGGAGAGTTTAAAATTACTAAATGGCAAGATGAGAGTTTCTCCTCATCTATCTCAGGTTTAAAACCATTCTCTTGAGTCAAGTTAAGATAAATACTCTTTGCTCTTGAAGCAATTGCGGCACCCTCATATATCTGATAAAAAGGGTTTGTAAAAGCGATTGTAGGTTCTTTTTTATCAAAGAGAAAAAACTGAGGAAAGTTAAAGAGAACTTCTCTTGTTCCAAAAGTTGGAATTATCTCTTTGTCTGTGAGTTTAACATTAAATCTTTTTTCAACAAACTCCCTTTGTGCCTCTCTTAACTCATCTTCCCCCGCTGTTTTAGGGTACTTTCTAAGTTGTGCTGCACTATTGCAAAGAGCTTTTTGAATAAAATGAGGTGTTTCAAACTGCGGTTCACCAATAGTTAAAATTGAAGATTCATACTCACTATTTGGAGTGATACCTTGAAGTAAAGTGTTTAATTTTTCAAATGGATATGGTTCAAAATTCATTGTTTTCGCCCTTTATTATGGGCGAAATTATATCTAAAATCTCAAAGATGGAAGTAAATGACTACTCAAATTCCTCTAAACAAGAAACACTTCCCTCTGATACTCTGCAAAATTTTGAATCTTTATCAAAAGATATCATATATGGACGTTGCTTCATATCTAAAGTAGCGGCAACTTCTGCAATCTCTTTTATCGCTTTAATTGTCTGAGACTTTGCCTTATAACCACTTACATCAACAATCTCTTTATCAATCATCACTTCAATAAGAGTCTCTTTTGGGTCTTTGGACTCTAAAATATATTGCATCATATACTCTGAATCAAGGATAGGAAGCCTATAAAAAAACACATAGTAGCTATTTGAGAGTTGGAGCATTTTGTTTTCGTATATTTTTTTCATAAGAGCACGAGAGAATTCACAAAGCGGATCTACAAAAACATAAACTTTGCTTGCTTCTCCAGAGCCAAATTTAATTGCATGATGCTCAATAGCTTCCAAATCAGCTTTTGGTTTTTGTGTAATATCTATTAGCTCTGCGCCAAATATATTTATAAAAAGAAGAAAAATTAAAGTTAAAAATTTCATCTGCTACTCTTTGAGAGAGAAAATTTTTGGGTTACTAACTCTCCATCGTTATTAAAAAAAAGATAGTAGAGTTGATCTTTTTTTACATTGAATCCAGCTAAGTATCTAAGCGCTAAGTTTGCCTCAAGCGAAGCTACATGCATAACTATAGGAGCAGTAATGCCCTCTGGTGTTTTAGAATTTATTTTAAAAGCATCTCTAAAAGATGAGTTTTCAAAAAAGCAGATTTGCCCATGAAAAGCCTCTACACTTCCATAAATCCATGGAGTGCTTCTCTTTATAGCACAATCATCTATTTGAGCACGAGTATTAAGGTTATCTGTTGCATCAATGAGTAAATCAACTGCTATATTTTTTTTGCACCACTCTTCAAACGTGCAATCATGCGCAATAGCTTTTACATAAGCGCATCTCTGCTCTAAAATCTGAGCATTTATTTCTGCTTTATTTTTCCCCTCATCACCAAGTTTAAAAGCTATTTGGCGATGAATGTTATGCGTGGAGACTTTATCAAAATCTATTACATGTATCTCGCCAATTCCACTAGCACCCAAAGCAAAGCAGAGGGAGCTTCCTAATCCACCTGCGCCTACTATGGCTATCTTTTTGCTTTGAAGCGAGTTTTGTGTCTCCTCTCCCCAAAGTTGTACTTGTCTGTGAAAATACTCCATCATAAACCACTCCTTTTATT
Proteins encoded:
- a CDS encoding HesA/MoeB/ThiF family protein gives rise to the protein MMEYFHRQVQLWGEETQNSLQSKKIAIVGAGGLGSSLCFALGASGIGEIHVIDFDKVSTHNIHRQIAFKLGDEGKNKAEINAQILEQRCAYVKAIAHDCTFEEWCKKNIAVDLLIDATDNLNTRAQIDDCAIKRSTPWIYGSVEAFHGQICFFENSSFRDAFKINSKTPEGITAPIVMHVASLEANLALRYLAGFNVKKDQLYYLFFNNDGELVTQKFSLSKSSR
- the murC gene encoding UDP-N-acetylmuramate--L-alanine ligase, whose protein sequence is MKIHFIGIGGIGISGLAQYMRYKGHEVSGSDISDGLITKKLRSLGIKVTVPHDASAISNQDLVIHSAIIRPDNPEIVEAKTRGIEVLARREALLRILDTSKVYSVAGAHGKSTTTAILSAIMDGSAIIGAESKAFGSNVRYDASSDIMIFEADESDGSFINSNPHCSIVVNAEPEHMEYYDYNFELFYDSYKTFIKSAPCRILNAEDPFLSKLIGEIEANWLYPSKEITELKFVLIDDEPHTRFTLRDLGSFDVWGFGKHIALDASLAILAANESMDIELIREKILTFKGIKKRFDIVGAQSDRVIIDDYGHHPTEIKATFESLKEYALLKGFDKITAIWQPHKYSRTIDNLEEFIKCFEGAAELIILPVWPAGEAMREIDFKEKFKRYNLIMADNISRANNTITIIKDKEELKTLDKGLIIGFGAGDLTYQIRGTA
- a CDS encoding succinyldiaminopimelate transaminase, translating into MNFEPYPFEKLNTLLQGITPNSEYESSILTIGEPQFETPHFIQKALCNSAAQLRKYPKTAGEDELREAQREFVEKRFNVKLTDKEIIPTFGTREVLFNFPQFFLFDKKEPTIAFTNPFYQIYEGAAIASRAKSIYLNLTQENGFKPEIDEEKLSSCHLVILNSPNNPTTSTLSLEELSIWVKLALKYDFVLLNDECYSEIYTKNPTPSLLEASLHVGNSSFKNVLVINSISKRSSAPGLRSGFIAGDENILREYINYRTYIGCASPLPLQSAAAAAWREEEHVEEAREIYKKNFEAAREILEIEIPEATFYLWLRVPNALEFTKKLYKNYNVKVLPGEYLGRDDENGFNPGKDFIRIALVEDTQKIKSALKRIKECLS